Proteins from one Pseudoalteromonas rubra genomic window:
- the arfB gene encoding alternative ribosome rescue aminoacyl-tRNA hydrolase ArfB: MLKLSNHVELAAWEIELSAIRAQGAGGQNVNKVSSAIHLRFDIQRSTLPSFYKERLLALQDSRISKEGVIVIKAQSFRTQEQNREDALARLKALILSATKVEKKRRATKPTRSSQRKRLDSKNKRAQTKAMRGSVKF, from the coding sequence ATGTTAAAGCTATCAAATCATGTCGAACTGGCAGCCTGGGAAATTGAACTATCAGCGATCAGAGCGCAAGGTGCGGGTGGGCAAAATGTCAACAAGGTATCTTCTGCCATTCATCTGAGGTTCGATATTCAGCGCTCAACCTTACCCTCGTTTTACAAAGAGCGATTGCTGGCCTTGCAGGACAGCCGCATCAGTAAAGAAGGTGTGATTGTTATTAAAGCGCAGAGTTTTCGCACTCAGGAGCAGAACCGAGAAGACGCGCTGGCCAGGTTGAAAGCGCTGATCCTCAGTGCAACGAAAGTGGAAAAAAAACGCCGTGCAACCAAACCTACCCGAAGCTCGCAGCGAAAGCGACTCGATAGCAAAAATAAACGGGCGCAAACCAAAGCGATGCGCGGCTCCGTGAAGTTTTAA
- a CDS encoding ATP-binding protein encodes MLRLLVSLYIVVFASIIAINLGSEAIWRNWVEQAPDDLRHATQVAKNYQQALSYLQKDELDSYLQAQPQLTVFPYEDVAWLPEQLAALKQGEIITSFDDKGNALLLFVVNNSTSVVQLGPFAPAKSAKVKQYTIKLLSYSLLALLLVIWLRPLWIDLVQLKRTSEKLASGSLDLTPTRSRFSAIYTLTQQIERMALKTASLMSNQKQLVNAVSHELRTPLARLKFALAMLAPKAPEQVSAMEEDVTEMEVLIDEMLSYARLEFANQQLHMQQCDLAPLILDQLDKLARTSSKQLVTDVVSDVPVKCDPHQLTRVIQNLLQNADKYGQSTIRITLSRQHNMAVFLVEDDGPGIPESKREQVFQPFSRLDKSRNKDTGGFGLGLAIVSKILSWHHTDCQIDDSELGGARFTLRLPLVA; translated from the coding sequence ATGCTGCGTTTACTTGTCAGCCTCTATATTGTGGTATTTGCCAGTATTATTGCAATTAACCTGGGCAGCGAGGCGATATGGCGAAACTGGGTGGAACAAGCGCCCGATGATTTACGTCACGCGACTCAGGTTGCTAAAAACTATCAGCAGGCACTGAGCTACCTGCAGAAAGACGAGCTTGATTCCTACCTCCAAGCACAGCCGCAGCTGACCGTATTTCCATACGAAGATGTCGCTTGGTTACCCGAACAGCTGGCGGCACTTAAACAGGGCGAGATAATCACCTCCTTTGACGATAAAGGTAATGCCCTGCTGCTTTTTGTGGTTAACAACAGTACCTCTGTCGTTCAGCTTGGCCCATTTGCCCCTGCCAAGTCAGCCAAAGTGAAGCAATACACCATTAAATTGCTCTCATATTCCTTGCTGGCCCTGCTGCTGGTCATCTGGTTAAGGCCACTTTGGATTGACCTGGTACAACTCAAGCGTACATCTGAGAAGCTTGCATCAGGCTCGCTCGACCTGACCCCCACCAGATCCAGGTTTTCAGCCATATACACATTGACTCAGCAAATTGAAAGAATGGCGTTGAAAACGGCAAGCCTGATGAGCAATCAAAAACAGCTGGTCAATGCTGTCTCCCATGAACTGAGAACCCCATTGGCACGGTTAAAATTTGCCCTGGCAATGCTGGCACCAAAAGCACCGGAACAGGTCTCAGCCATGGAAGAAGACGTAACCGAAATGGAAGTACTGATTGATGAAATGCTCAGCTATGCGCGATTGGAGTTTGCCAACCAGCAACTGCACATGCAGCAATGTGACCTGGCACCGCTGATACTGGACCAACTCGATAAACTCGCCCGCACCAGCAGCAAGCAACTGGTGACCGACGTCGTCAGCGATGTCCCGGTTAAATGCGATCCCCATCAGTTAACCCGGGTCATACAAAACCTGTTACAGAACGCTGATAAATATGGTCAAAGCACCATTCGGATCACCTTGAGCAGACAACACAATATGGCTGTGTTTCTGGTTGAGGATGATGGCCCCGGCATTCCTGAATCAAAGCGTGAACAGGTCTTCCAGCCGTTCTCCAGGCTGGACAAGAGTCGTAATAAGGATACAGGCGGATTTGGCTTAGGCCTTGCTATCGTCAGTAAAATACTGTCATGGCACCACACCGATTGCCAGATTGATGATTCTGAGCTGGGTGGCGCCCGCTTTACCCTCAGGCTGCCACTTGTAGCCTAG
- a CDS encoding response regulator, with product MTKVILVEDDERLAQLTGQFLQSNNYDVTLIHDGALAPEKIIREQPDVVILDIMLPNLDGFEICRRIRPDYSGPVLFLTAKDSDFDHVRGLEIGADDYVIKPVEPYVLLARLNALLRRQGKQTDSTDQLTLGQLRIDKAARKTYLSEQEVELTSYEFDLLWELARNAGDTLSREHIYNQVVGRPYDGLDRSVDVRISRLRKKLNDNLEQPYRLITVWGKGYLCSKSAWD from the coding sequence ATGACCAAAGTCATACTGGTAGAAGATGATGAGAGACTGGCTCAGCTCACCGGACAGTTTTTGCAAAGTAATAATTATGATGTAACCCTGATACACGATGGGGCGCTCGCGCCAGAGAAAATCATCAGAGAGCAACCCGATGTGGTGATCCTGGATATTATGCTGCCCAACCTGGATGGCTTCGAAATATGCCGCCGGATCAGACCAGACTACTCAGGGCCGGTGCTATTTCTGACTGCTAAAGACAGTGACTTTGACCATGTCAGAGGTCTTGAAATTGGTGCCGATGACTATGTTATCAAGCCAGTTGAGCCCTATGTTTTACTCGCCAGACTCAATGCACTCTTGCGTCGCCAGGGTAAACAAACTGACAGTACAGATCAACTCACGCTGGGCCAGTTGCGGATCGATAAAGCCGCGCGTAAAACCTACCTGAGTGAACAGGAAGTCGAACTGACAAGTTATGAATTTGATTTGCTTTGGGAACTGGCCCGAAACGCCGGTGATACACTCAGCCGGGAGCACATATATAACCAGGTCGTTGGCCGACCGTATGATGGGCTGGACCGCAGCGTCGACGTCCGGATCTCCCGACTGCGCAAAAAACTCAATGACAACCTGGAACAACCCTACCGATTAATCACAGTTTGGGGTAAAGGATACTTGTGCTCTAAATCAGCCTGGGACTGA
- a CDS encoding DUF3019 domain-containing protein has protein sequence MRFNCASYGLSVGALVWCTFSVQAASEPPPLFEIKPLVCMVKTQGQTCQMTIRVNWHHAVQENLCLYQANARLHCWESSNKGTAKLAVKLAQNMEFSLRDTQQNTLAKKTVKVNAVVSTKYRRKLKTDWSLF, from the coding sequence ATGCGTTTTAACTGCGCCTCGTACGGCCTGTCGGTTGGTGCATTGGTGTGGTGCACGTTTTCGGTGCAAGCCGCCTCAGAGCCTCCTCCGCTGTTCGAGATAAAGCCACTGGTCTGTATGGTAAAAACACAAGGACAAACCTGCCAGATGACCATACGGGTTAACTGGCATCATGCTGTACAGGAAAACCTTTGCCTATATCAGGCAAACGCTCGCTTGCATTGCTGGGAAAGTAGCAACAAAGGCACAGCCAAGCTGGCCGTCAAGCTGGCACAAAACATGGAATTCAGTTTGCGGGATACACAGCAAAATACGCTTGCCAAAAAGACCGTCAAAGTCAATGCTGTTGTCAGCACTAAGTATCGCAGGAAACTTAAAACAGATTGGAGTTTATTTTAA
- a CDS encoding MipA/OmpV family protein, translating to MKKVKRLSGVIGSVLFSGTALANCDTHPENCIEVSQWEVSIALGAGVATNPLKDSDHSPLVVLPYVRYYSDRFFLDNTAIGYTFFDHRAFDVSWIAELNSEQAFFSRSRPGTLLRSNTLSPDISERVNLPQIDVNSGDNGADADGGDSVNPPNKVSVQVPVTDVEQDPKLTQQPSLTFDDLAKRKWAIDSGILAHWYISEQQKLTVKLLHDVRGIYKGFHGSVGYSYKLPFGDPKYAQLQFKVGVDYKDAKLGSYYYGITERDTELSHFRYQVDSTFNPYIGVAYNHKLSDSWQFKFTAKHQWLGSSIANSPIVDEDYTTSVFIGGLYAF from the coding sequence GTGAAAAAAGTGAAACGTCTGTCAGGTGTGATTGGCTCTGTGTTGTTTAGCGGTACGGCTTTGGCCAACTGTGACACTCACCCCGAAAACTGCATTGAGGTATCACAATGGGAGGTTTCCATTGCACTCGGGGCAGGTGTTGCAACTAACCCTTTGAAAGATAGCGATCACTCTCCTCTGGTCGTATTACCTTATGTGCGCTATTACAGCGACCGGTTCTTTCTCGATAACACCGCTATCGGTTACACTTTTTTTGACCATCGTGCATTTGATGTCAGCTGGATTGCTGAACTCAATTCTGAACAGGCTTTCTTTAGCCGCTCCCGGCCTGGTACCTTGTTGCGCTCAAATACACTTTCCCCGGACATCAGTGAACGGGTTAACTTACCCCAAATCGATGTCAATTCCGGTGACAATGGTGCTGATGCAGATGGGGGAGACAGCGTCAATCCGCCCAATAAAGTCAGCGTACAAGTCCCGGTCACCGACGTAGAACAAGACCCAAAACTGACTCAACAGCCTTCGTTAACCTTCGACGATCTAGCAAAACGAAAATGGGCGATCGACAGCGGTATATTGGCGCACTGGTACATCTCCGAACAACAAAAGCTGACAGTAAAATTACTTCACGATGTACGGGGGATTTATAAAGGGTTTCACGGCTCAGTGGGATATAGCTACAAGCTGCCGTTCGGCGACCCTAAGTATGCTCAGCTTCAATTTAAAGTGGGCGTCGATTACAAAGACGCAAAGTTAGGAAGTTATTATTACGGTATTACTGAAAGAGATACCGAACTTAGCCACTTTCGTTACCAAGTGGACAGCACTTTCAACCCTTACATTGGCGTCGCATACAACCACAAACTGAGCGACAGCTGGCAATTTAAATTCACCGCAAAGCACCAATGGCTTGGCTCAAGTATCGCAAACAGCCCTATTGTTGATGAAGACTATACAACCTCAGTCTTCATTGGAGGCTTGTATGCGTTTTAA
- a CDS encoding beta-propeller domain-containing protein produces the protein MLYSTQQKLCAAALTLALLSACGGGSDSNTSTPDPGNGGTQPPPNKVPDLSTGEASAKKLRKAHASDFSTYLKNGVYLAQGTTTNQDSGEQVNSPVADAATPKYSTTNVQEQAVDESDRIKYDGTHLFIANTADFQATEGEHKQSVRILKREESGELGSSSTLVTSTDYYARQQLYLQEDSLAVVLSNDKFGFFIEPAVVSDALDTYMPYSYVRDFALTLVDVKDPSQGNITHQLRFDGELIDSRVIGDSLYLISEFSASFDGFAQEGEDLDLANYQKITGTDIAELLPKVTDLKAGTERPLVDPTTCYMPDEATELNGYHRITSVTRVSLSDPDSLTTTCIASRTEGIYMSQNNVYLYGYYYEPEEVTFDDSIQTVIHQFNLAEGAVNYAASGKVAGRLGSSNLNLRFSEHEGVLRIVTSRFTEVNGILHKLYLLENTGDELAVISQLPNETRTTPIGKVSENGLVEEDIYAVRFFGDKAYIVTFRRIDPLYVLDLANKNDPKITGALEIPGYSAYLHPVSEDLLIGIGQNVQNWFLDGPLEVDDEVGAKVSLFDVSDISAPSLVDEKVFSGGFSPVEFDYHAFSYLKHSDQVFRMTLPVESWLTESESDNTVNWYKRNELAAFEVHTGETPKLQYMGSSVPQQQPDVEVSPYIWAGDDRGVLHGDHIYYVHGNFVWSSLWQTPQNTTGPF, from the coding sequence ATGTTATATTCTACCCAGCAAAAGTTATGTGCTGCTGCGCTTACTTTAGCGCTGCTCAGTGCATGTGGCGGAGGGAGTGATAGTAATACTTCCACCCCTGATCCAGGCAATGGGGGGACTCAACCCCCACCCAACAAAGTGCCTGATTTGTCTACCGGCGAGGCCAGTGCTAAAAAGTTGCGCAAAGCACATGCGTCAGACTTTTCGACTTACCTTAAAAATGGTGTTTACCTGGCTCAAGGTACGACAACAAACCAGGATAGCGGCGAGCAGGTCAATTCGCCAGTCGCGGATGCTGCAACACCAAAGTATTCGACCACTAATGTTCAGGAACAAGCGGTTGACGAAAGTGACAGAATTAAATATGACGGTACACATTTGTTTATTGCAAATACGGCTGATTTTCAGGCCACTGAAGGAGAGCATAAACAGTCTGTGCGGATCTTAAAACGCGAAGAAAGTGGTGAGTTAGGGTCATCCAGTACTTTAGTGACCAGTACAGATTACTACGCTCGGCAGCAACTATACTTACAAGAGGATAGCCTCGCTGTGGTACTGAGTAATGACAAATTCGGTTTTTTCATTGAGCCTGCTGTAGTATCGGATGCCCTGGATACATACATGCCTTATTCATACGTGCGCGATTTTGCTCTGACGCTGGTCGATGTCAAAGACCCTTCGCAGGGAAATATCACGCACCAGCTCCGTTTTGACGGTGAATTGATAGATTCTCGTGTTATTGGTGATTCACTCTATCTGATCAGTGAGTTTTCTGCGAGTTTTGACGGATTTGCGCAAGAAGGCGAGGATCTGGATTTAGCGAATTATCAAAAAATCACCGGGACTGACATCGCTGAGTTATTGCCTAAAGTGACGGATCTTAAAGCTGGTACTGAGCGGCCCCTGGTTGACCCAACGACCTGTTATATGCCAGATGAAGCAACAGAGCTGAATGGTTATCACCGCATTACCTCTGTGACTCGTGTGTCGCTGAGCGATCCGGATTCGCTAACGACAACTTGTATAGCCAGCCGTACTGAGGGGATTTACATGTCTCAGAATAATGTGTATCTCTATGGCTATTACTATGAGCCTGAAGAAGTCACATTTGATGACTCTATACAGACAGTGATCCACCAGTTTAACTTGGCAGAAGGTGCTGTAAATTATGCTGCTTCGGGCAAAGTGGCAGGGCGTTTAGGCAGCAGTAATCTCAACCTGAGATTCAGTGAGCATGAAGGGGTCCTGCGTATAGTGACGTCACGCTTTACGGAAGTAAACGGTATACTGCATAAGCTCTATTTGCTGGAAAACACAGGTGACGAGCTTGCGGTGATCAGCCAACTACCAAATGAAACACGCACTACGCCGATCGGAAAAGTGTCTGAAAATGGCCTGGTCGAAGAAGATATCTATGCTGTGCGCTTTTTCGGTGACAAAGCTTACATAGTGACCTTTCGTCGGATTGATCCTTTGTATGTGCTCGATTTAGCAAACAAAAATGACCCTAAAATCACGGGAGCATTAGAAATTCCTGGCTATTCGGCATACCTCCACCCGGTGTCGGAAGACTTACTCATCGGCATTGGCCAAAATGTTCAGAACTGGTTTTTGGACGGGCCTTTAGAAGTTGATGATGAAGTCGGTGCCAAAGTGAGCTTGTTTGATGTCAGTGACATTAGCGCGCCGTCACTGGTTGACGAAAAAGTGTTTAGTGGTGGGTTTAGCCCGGTTGAGTTTGACTATCACGCTTTTAGTTACCTAAAACACAGTGATCAGGTGTTTAGAATGACCTTGCCTGTGGAAAGCTGGCTTACAGAGAGTGAAAGTGACAACACTGTAAACTGGTACAAGCGCAACGAACTGGCCGCATTTGAAGTACATACAGGCGAAACGCCTAAGCTACAGTATATGGGCAGCAGTGTGCCGCAGCAGCAACCCGACGTTGAAGTATCCCCGTATATCTGGGCAGGTGATGATCGGGGTGTTCTGCATGGCGATCATATTTACTATGTGCACGGCAATTTTGTTTGGTCTAGCCTGTGGCAAACACCACAGAACACCACCGGACCATTCTGA
- a CDS encoding GNAT family N-acetyltransferase — MITTSRLMLRPLTPSDWSFFLRLHQIPQVMRFIRDLSEQNEIRAQFDRRLIDWQKDSEEWLTLVIEERETGNPVGLHGFLSNWAPYQQAELGFMLAPEHQGKGYAKESTRAIIDFAFNQCGYHKLTATVTEGNEASFNLLTGLGFDHEGTLKDNYIIGGQWCHDQKLGLIASR; from the coding sequence ATGATTACCACTTCCCGCCTGATGCTGCGACCATTAACACCTTCAGACTGGTCATTTTTTTTGCGCCTGCATCAGATCCCTCAGGTGATGCGCTTTATCCGCGACCTGTCTGAGCAAAATGAAATCCGTGCGCAATTTGACCGCCGGCTTATCGACTGGCAAAAAGACAGCGAGGAGTGGCTAACATTAGTGATTGAAGAGCGAGAAACCGGTAATCCTGTCGGACTTCATGGCTTCTTATCCAACTGGGCACCCTATCAGCAAGCTGAGCTTGGGTTTATGCTAGCCCCGGAACATCAGGGCAAGGGTTATGCAAAAGAGTCGACCCGCGCCATTATCGACTTTGCCTTTAACCAATGCGGCTATCACAAACTGACAGCAACCGTCACCGAAGGAAACGAGGCGTCATTTAACTTACTAACCGGCCTGGGGTTTGATCATGAAGGCACACTTAAAGACAACTACATTATCGGTGGTCAATGGTGTCACGACCAAAAGCTGGGCTTAATTGCATCACGCTAA
- a CDS encoding 5-oxoprolinase subunit PxpA → MLLNCDLGESYGAWKMGLDNHVMPHIDLANIACGFHAGDPTVMANTLALAKAHNVGIGAHPGYPDLQGFGRRSMNLSETDLRNTLHYQIAALEGMAQVQGMTLRYVKPHGALYNDMMRDEAILLQVLKTLSEYPAKLKLMLLATAEQAHHTSLAEKFGVELLFEAFADRLYTDQGQLSPRTQPNAVHDEANVLAQVKQLLTHGTVTTASGQALPLKADTLCVHGDNMDSINQIVTIRKLLQTQ, encoded by the coding sequence ATGCTGCTAAATTGCGATCTGGGAGAAAGCTACGGTGCCTGGAAAATGGGACTGGACAACCATGTTATGCCGCACATTGATCTGGCCAACATTGCCTGCGGCTTTCACGCGGGCGACCCGACTGTAATGGCAAACACACTCGCACTGGCCAAAGCGCATAATGTCGGTATTGGTGCCCACCCAGGCTACCCCGATCTGCAAGGGTTCGGACGTCGTTCTATGAACTTGAGTGAAACTGATCTGCGCAACACACTGCATTACCAGATCGCGGCGCTGGAAGGGATGGCCCAGGTACAGGGTATGACATTGCGCTATGTGAAACCCCATGGTGCCTTGTATAACGACATGATGCGTGACGAAGCGATACTTCTTCAAGTACTCAAAACACTCTCCGAGTACCCAGCTAAGCTCAAACTAATGCTGCTGGCAACGGCCGAGCAAGCACACCATACAAGCCTTGCGGAGAAATTTGGAGTAGAGTTACTATTTGAAGCCTTTGCTGACAGGCTTTACACAGACCAAGGGCAACTCAGCCCACGGACTCAACCCAATGCGGTTCACGACGAAGCAAACGTACTGGCACAGGTAAAACAGCTGCTGACTCATGGCACAGTTACTACGGCAAGTGGTCAGGCATTGCCACTCAAAGCAGACACCCTCTGTGTGCATGGCGACAACATGGATAGCATTAATCAAATCGTCACTATCAGAAAATTACTCCAAACCCAATAA
- a CDS encoding D-glutamate cyclase family protein, giving the protein MDPKASLTAPNAIRAMIRAGDYSGPTNGFVPGFAQCNVLILPEAYAFKFMTYCHHNADCCPLLASSISPGCYHLDQLGQDIDIRTDIPRYRILKHGQLTEEVSDIKQLWRDDLVTFALASYLAFDTVLNSFGISSPLANPTHSLPMYISNIESNQVGPFSGNKVVCMRPMSKPELIKAIQAGSVSRVPHGIPLHFGEASEIGISNLNKPNFGEPLPVASDKLPVFWTTSLTAHLAITRAAPELCIINSPQHLLVTDKADLNLVIS; this is encoded by the coding sequence ATGGACCCAAAGGCATCACTCACTGCACCTAACGCTATTCGCGCCATGATCCGGGCCGGAGACTATTCCGGCCCCACTAACGGCTTTGTTCCCGGCTTCGCCCAATGTAATGTGTTGATCCTGCCTGAAGCCTATGCGTTTAAATTTATGACTTACTGTCATCACAATGCTGACTGCTGCCCATTATTAGCAAGCAGTATCTCACCAGGGTGTTATCATCTCGACCAGTTAGGTCAGGACATTGATATTCGTACTGATATTCCGCGCTATCGGATCCTAAAACACGGCCAGCTTACTGAGGAAGTGTCGGATATCAAACAGCTATGGCGAGACGATCTGGTGACTTTTGCACTGGCCAGTTACCTGGCCTTTGATACCGTGCTCAACTCCTTCGGCATCTCCAGCCCGCTGGCGAATCCAACACACTCCTTACCTATGTATATCAGCAATATAGAGAGCAATCAGGTCGGGCCATTTAGTGGCAATAAAGTAGTTTGCATGCGCCCAATGAGTAAACCAGAGTTGATCAAAGCCATTCAGGCAGGCTCTGTCAGCCGAGTACCACATGGCATCCCGCTGCACTTCGGTGAAGCAAGCGAAATAGGCATTAGCAACCTGAATAAACCAAACTTTGGTGAGCCGCTTCCCGTAGCCAGCGATAAACTCCCCGTTTTCTGGACAACCAGCCTCACTGCCCACCTTGCAATTACCCGGGCAGCCCCTGAACTATGCATTATCAACAGCCCGCAACATCTGTTGGTTACGGACAAAGCCGATTTAAACCTGGTTATCAGCTGA
- a CDS encoding glycoside hydrolase family 3 protein, protein MTLTAPSHSAQSAPELRTLIGQKLMLDLRYFCQQGKGAKCREPMTTLPPELKQILHDYQIGGVILFAENVQEIDQIVALTQQIHNATEQPPFIAIDQEGGRVARINRAEATSFTGNMSIGASYVQHGTHYAHEVASVIGKELSVLGVNVNFAPTVDVNANPDNPVINVRSFGEDPHMVAKLGAAQVKAFEQQGVISAIKHFPGHGDTNVDSHTGLPRVNHPLEQIQQQDIAPFASIIKQHAPGMIMTAHIQYPALDNTNILNKRNEKMLRPATMSRKIMHDLLREELGYQGVTITDALDMAGISDFFEPEQAVIETFAAGVDIALMPFAIRSTDDISAFRQFMDALYQQATAQLSISELRASHQRIQTLKARFLVSKHQLSSAIAQSVLGNPQHRKLEAELALAAITQVKNDQLLPLAPRANQRIHVIMPDKQKATALKQALLAHATHPLTITLSSLQGFNPAQAEADIKNADFVIGGHATPAQSAVEIGGMEDLATLSQFSLATKAQPNALQDLLRFAQSQHKPTVFISLRAPYEITQFAPYSQAVLASYAYNVDIETAYEVSGPAYTALAKVILGHEKATGTLPVTIDKQAD, encoded by the coding sequence ATGACCCTCACAGCCCCAAGCCACAGTGCTCAATCTGCACCTGAATTACGTACCCTGATCGGCCAAAAGCTCATGCTCGATTTGCGATACTTTTGTCAACAAGGCAAAGGGGCTAAATGTCGGGAGCCTATGACTACCCTGCCACCGGAGCTTAAACAGATACTGCATGACTATCAGATTGGCGGTGTGATCCTGTTTGCCGAAAATGTCCAGGAAATTGACCAAATAGTCGCACTCACGCAACAGATCCACAATGCAACAGAGCAACCCCCTTTTATCGCCATTGATCAGGAAGGCGGTCGGGTTGCCAGAATTAATCGCGCTGAGGCCACCTCCTTCACAGGCAACATGAGCATAGGTGCCAGCTATGTTCAGCATGGCACGCACTATGCACATGAGGTTGCATCAGTCATTGGTAAAGAGCTGTCCGTGCTTGGGGTCAATGTCAATTTCGCACCAACCGTTGATGTCAACGCCAATCCGGATAACCCGGTCATTAATGTCAGGTCATTTGGCGAAGACCCACACATGGTGGCAAAACTGGGCGCCGCACAAGTCAAAGCATTCGAGCAACAGGGAGTGATATCTGCCATCAAGCACTTTCCCGGGCATGGTGATACTAATGTCGACAGCCACACCGGCTTACCCCGTGTTAATCATCCCCTGGAACAGATACAGCAGCAAGACATTGCGCCGTTTGCCAGCATCATTAAACAACACGCTCCGGGTATGATAATGACGGCGCACATCCAGTACCCAGCGCTGGATAATACAAACATACTTAACAAACGTAATGAAAAAATGCTGCGCCCGGCAACGATGTCACGAAAAATTATGCATGACTTATTGAGAGAGGAGCTGGGCTATCAGGGTGTCACCATCACAGATGCTCTGGATATGGCCGGGATCAGTGACTTCTTTGAGCCCGAGCAGGCCGTCATAGAGACCTTTGCTGCGGGTGTAGACATTGCCCTGATGCCTTTTGCGATACGCAGCACAGATGATATCAGCGCGTTCAGACAATTTATGGATGCGCTTTATCAACAAGCCACAGCACAGCTGAGCATCTCTGAATTGAGGGCATCTCACCAGAGAATACAAACGCTCAAAGCCCGCTTTTTAGTATCAAAGCATCAGCTGTCTTCAGCTATTGCCCAGTCTGTACTGGGAAATCCGCAGCACCGTAAGCTGGAGGCTGAATTAGCACTGGCAGCCATAACACAAGTGAAAAATGACCAGCTGTTACCACTGGCACCCCGAGCAAATCAGCGCATTCATGTGATTATGCCAGACAAGCAAAAAGCCACGGCCCTGAAACAAGCCTTATTAGCCCATGCAACTCATCCGCTCACGATTACTCTGTCCAGTTTGCAAGGATTCAACCCTGCCCAGGCAGAAGCAGATATAAAAAATGCAGACTTCGTCATTGGTGGCCATGCAACGCCCGCACAAAGCGCTGTAGAGATAGGGGGCATGGAAGACCTGGCTACCTTGTCGCAGTTTTCTCTGGCAACCAAAGCCCAGCCTAATGCACTGCAAGATTTATTGCGGTTTGCTCAATCTCAGCATAAACCAACTGTATTCATCAGTTTGCGCGCTCCTTACGAAATCACCCAGTTTGCCCCATACAGCCAGGCTGTACTGGCAAGTTACGCCTACAATGTCGACATTGAAACCGCCTATGAAGTCAGCGGACCGGCGTATACCGCACTTGCCAAAGTCATTTTAGGTCATGAAAAAGCCACAGGAACGCTCCCCGTTACCATAGACAAACAGGCAGATTAA
- a CDS encoding VOC family protein, translated as MKHHTLNYVEFAASDLPATQTFFESVFGWQFQSYGPQYVAFSESGLEGGFFQSDVSASQVQGAPLLVLYSDDLVQTQQAIEQAGATINKAIFSFPGGKRFHFIEPSGNELAVWSDK; from the coding sequence ATGAAACATCATACGCTCAACTATGTAGAGTTTGCTGCTTCTGATTTACCGGCGACGCAGACATTTTTTGAATCGGTTTTTGGTTGGCAATTTCAGTCATACGGTCCGCAGTATGTAGCGTTTAGTGAGTCTGGGCTGGAGGGGGGCTTTTTTCAAAGTGATGTTTCGGCCAGCCAGGTACAGGGCGCCCCGTTACTGGTTTTGTACAGTGATGATTTGGTACAGACACAGCAAGCCATAGAGCAGGCTGGTGCCACCATCAATAAAGCGATATTTAGCTTCCCCGGTGGCAAGCGGTTTCATTTTATTGAGCCCAGTGGCAATGAACTGGCGGTGTGGAGCGATAAATAA